The Brachyhypopomus gauderio isolate BG-103 chromosome 2, BGAUD_0.2, whole genome shotgun sequence genome contains a region encoding:
- the tmem150b gene encoding modulator of macroautophagy TMEM150B, with the protein MWAWALLPVSLAVVGTVGIWAVFGIAVSNGTIDLTVEFPYISTCGSYNPQSRVFSQICNICSVLDEALWIVCIRYQQMRDLGCTLRVNTASFVLGIISAVGKSILGNFQQMVVLVAHLSGVFLAFLVGLAYFWLQMWLTYHAEPSHDRKWAGPAPILLCTICTCLVIVMSVLYRNGLSSATAVCEWTVVMCLFALFVIFSAEFRHVDFHKLRVQEAISSPTRALPMEHIE; encoded by the exons ATGTGGGCATGGGCGCTACTTCCTGTTTCCCTGGCAGTGGTTGGCACTGTTGGCATATGGGCTGT GTTTGGAATAGCTGTATCTAATGGCACCATTGATCTGACTGTAGAGTTTCCGTACATCAG CACGTGTGGCTCCTATAACCCTCAGAGCCGTGTCTTCTCACAGATATGCAACATCTGCTCTGTGTTGGATGAGG CTCTTTGGATTGTCTGTATACGCTACCAGCAGATGAGAGATTTGGGTTGTACATTGCGTGTGAACACAGCCAGTTTTGTTCTGGGAATCATCTCCGCAGTAGGAAAATCCATCCTGGGAAATTTTC AGCAAATGGTGGTTCTGGTTGCTCACTTGTCAGGGGTGTTCCTGGCATTTCTGGTGGGTTTGGCTTATTTCTGGCTTCAGATGTGGCTCACCTACCATGCAGAGCCATCACATGACAggaagtgggcggggcctgcTCCTATTCTCCTCTGCACTATTTGCACCTGCCTGGTTATTGTCA TGAGTGTGTTGTACAGAAATGGCCTCAGCTCAGCGACTGCTGTTTGTGAGTGGACGGTGGTCATGTGCCTCTTTGCGCTCTTTGTCATTTTCTCGGCTGAGTTCCGCCACGTCGACTTCCACAAGCTGCGTGTGCAGGAGGCGATCAGCAGCCCCACCAGGGCATTACCTATGGAGCACATTGAGTAG